The genomic DNA CAACATGCTTTGCCAAATTGACCATCCGACGACCATCTTTGAATGGCATCCCTATCAATCTGCAGCTTCCGCTGCCAGAACCAGCATTCTTCAAAGGCGTACCCCCTATGCTATGCTGCTTGATTTGAAAAAATTTGGTTATGTGACCGATCTGGAGATTCTTCACCAGCAGTTGAAAAAGTCACCACCCTACGCACTTTCCAGCTGCTATAATCCCGATTATACTGAGGTCGGATACCGGACCGGACTTTTAGCCGCTCCTGCCCGCAGCAATGAACTATTTTACACGCAGGCTCTGTCTGAATTGCTTCACCAGCATGCCGCACCTTTCGGTGAGCTTCCATGAAAATACTGTTTACCTTTTTCAATCCCAGCGGCGGTATGGAGACCTTGAACCGAATTCGCAGTAACGCCTTAAAGGAGCATGGAATCGAATCCCATCTGCTGTACAATATTGATGGAGAAGGGCGCCAGAACATTAAAGATATCCGAACAATCGTTACCAGCGACTCCGATACCATCCGAAATCTCATTGAGCTGGAACAATATGATGCCGTTATCGTATGCTCGGATATTCACATGCTTGTACAGATCAGCAGCTTTGGTTACGGCGGACGTCTTATTTTTGAATTTCAGGGGCTTGGAACACCCGAGGAAGCTACGCAAATTTTGCAGAATTTCAAAGACGGGATTAACCGGCATGCCGATGCGCTGCTTTACCCCCGGACCGCACATCTGCGCCGCCTCATGCGTTCCTTTTTTCCGGATATTCAGCAGTATTGCTTTGATGACCCGCTTGACTGCAAAAATTTCGGATATACTGCCTACCCTCAAAAGTCCTATCCCATCGTTGGCTGGATCGGGCGCATACAGGCCAACAAAAATTGGCGGGAATTTCTTCAGATGGGTCAGCGGCTGATCAGGCTTCATCCCGGTCTGTCCCTGTGGCTTTTTGATGACGACACCTTGTCTGACAGCGCCGAATTAGCCGGTTACCATCAAATCCTTGAAGCGGATCCGCTGCTATCCTCCCGGCTCTTCCGTTATTCCAATATTCCGCATGAGCTGATGGCTGATTACCTCAGCATTATCGGGGATTCAGGAGGCCTTCTCGTATCCACCTCCATCCGCGAGGGTTTCGGATATGCAGTGGCCGAAGCCATGTTATGCCGCTGCCCGGTTCTTTCTACGGACTCCGGTGGTGTAAGAAGATTTATTTTTCATAATAAGACCGGAAAATTCTATACGCGCGGCAACCTGGATGAAGCCGTGAAGGAGGCTATCTCGCTGATGATCAATATCCCTTTGCGAAACCGGCTGGTCCAAAGCGCAGAAACGCATATCCACAAGCATTTCTCCGCGGATTTGTATGCAGAACATTTCATCGCCATGCTGTACCGGCTTGATGCGGTTCCTTCTACCTTTTCAGCTCATAAGGGTAAGGAGCAAAAACCTCCTGACGACAATGCAAACGAATATCGTTCATAACGAATAAACTGCCCCGGCAGAGATACCGGGGCAGTTTATTATGGTTACATGCTTCTTTTCAGTTTACTTTTTAAGCTTAGCGATCGACAGCTCATAGGATTGTCACGCTTACGAATTAGTAGAGAAAAGTTTTAGTGATTATAACCAACAGAATGAACAGGACCAGGATCGCTCCTGTGGAAGTAAAAAGATTGTTCCTACCAGCAAATTCGCTCATCATTTCCCCTCCTCTCAAACTCATACTCTAATCGTATGCAAGAGGAGAAACTTTAGTTTGGACAAATACCGCTCCAATGCGAAGGCCTGTAGGATCATGTCCGTGAAAAAAGGGATACTGCAGCATTATTCTACGGAGATTGCCCCGATCGAAGAGGACAGCGTGATCTGCGGACCCCCTCCATGGATATCGCTGCTGCCCTTGGATGCCCCGGATATGATGCCGAGTTCACTGTCCAATTTCAGCGTATACGCAAGGCTATCCGCAAGAGTCGCATGGATGCTGCCCACATCGGTTTTTACTTTGAGGCTGCTGTCCTTCTCTATTCCGCTGATACCGAGCTGAACACTGCCAGCTTCCGATTTGATACTGGACTTGCCTTTGATTTGAGCGCCATTGACCACGATGGCACCCACACTATTATCCACCTGATACTTGCCGCTCACATTGTTCATCGTAATTTGGCCTACGTCATTCTCAATCTCAAAATCCGTAATCGACGCGGGTACCTGCACCTCATAATCAATCATCAATTCAGAGTAACCGTACTTTGACTGCGCCCAGTCCCAAAGATTATCGTTTGGATTCCCCTTCGGATTCGTCACGATTTCCAGTTTTCCGTTTTTTGCTATCAAGTTGGTTTCAGCCTCATCTACGATGTTCTGGTACGATTTTTCATTCAAGAACCAGATCGTTGTCTTCACGGATGCCTTATTTCCTGTCCCCGGCACAACCGTGATGTTGCCTACCTTATGGTCTACTTGCAGCACCGTTTCGGATCCCATCTCCCGTTCAGCGGTCAACTCGATATGCTCACCGTTACTCTTCATCCGGTCACCGATGCCATTCACCGTTCCTACAACCGAGCTTCCCGCAGCAGTCGCAACCTCGTGCGCGTCCTGCCTGACCTTTTGCACGGCGTCATCGACCTCGTCACAGCCTGCAAGAAGCACCGCTGAAAGGATGGCCGCGGCTCCAATCCCCTTATACGAAATACGCATTTTTGTTTACCCTCCATCAATCACTGGTTATGTATGGTATTCATTATACCGATTAAAACCAGGAGTGCATCTAGCCGGAGACCAGTGTACCTACTAGACCTTGGTCTGGGTAATGAATGCGGATGACAACGGTATATGTCAACATATCTATACTAGGCTGATGGCTGCACAGAACGGATGTCATCGAACCTGATCCACTGCCAGTCATCCTCTTCACGCAGTTTAATTTCCTTCAAATATGTATTAATCACCGTCACGAACCCTCTTAGCTGGCTGGTTCCATGCGCCGTATCTACCGTTAAACTTATTTTCACATGCTTCTCAAGCGACCGGGAAAGCTCTCGCTCCACATACGACCAATCCTCTTTCTCCTGTATGGCAGCGGCCGTTCCCGATTCATTCCCTGTTAGATCTGGAGCCGTCTTAGGGGATAGATGCTGTCTGTTCATAATGATCATCTCCACTTATATGTTTAGAACAAGTGTTCTTATTATACTGCGGATCCCACCCTTTTTGCAATGTGAAAAAAGCCCTGTAAAAGAAATGCGCATTTCCTTTCAGAGCTTCCTGATCGAGTTAAAATCCGAGCTAAACAGATAATATCGACTCATTCAGAGCATTATTTCTCGCCCGATTGCTGCAACCTTCCCAAAAATATTTGTTCCGAAACGACCTCGATGCCCTCCCGCTCCAGTAAAGCCGTGGTGACTCCGTTTCCAGGTATTCTCCGGTTCTCGAACCGGCCGTCATAAATCATTGCGCTGCCGCAGGAAGGGCTGTATTCCTTCAACACGACCATCGTTGCGCCAAGCTCGCGAATCTTCTTCAGCGCCGCATGTGCTCCCCCGATATACATATCACTAACATCCCTGCCGGACTTCTCAATCACCCGGGCTCGTCCGTCAAGCACATCAGCGCCGGTTCCGCCCTGAATTTCAGCCGGCTCTCTGGGAGTCGTGAATCCGCCCATCAGCTCGGGACAGACTGTGACTGCCTTCTTCTCCTCCACCAAGCGCTGGATCACATCCTGCATGCAATGCGTCCCGTTATATCTGACTTTCATTCCCGCAAGGCAGGAACTAACAACGATCATATTCATCACCTCATAAGGCCATTATACAAGAAGGAGAGTCCTCTCG from Paenibacillus sp. J23TS9 includes the following:
- a CDS encoding glycosyltransferase family 4 protein: MKILFTFFNPSGGMETLNRIRSNALKEHGIESHLLYNIDGEGRQNIKDIRTIVTSDSDTIRNLIELEQYDAVIVCSDIHMLVQISSFGYGGRLIFEFQGLGTPEEATQILQNFKDGINRHADALLYPRTAHLRRLMRSFFPDIQQYCFDDPLDCKNFGYTAYPQKSYPIVGWIGRIQANKNWREFLQMGQRLIRLHPGLSLWLFDDDTLSDSAELAGYHQILEADPLLSSRLFRYSNIPHELMADYLSIIGDSGGLLVSTSIREGFGYAVAEAMLCRCPVLSTDSGGVRRFIFHNKTGKFYTRGNLDEAVKEAISLMINIPLRNRLVQSAETHIHKHFSADLYAEHFIAMLYRLDAVPSTFSAHKGKEQKPPDDNANEYRS
- a CDS encoding YjcZ family sporulation protein encodes the protein MSEFAGRNNLFTSTGAILVLFILLVIITKTFLY
- a CDS encoding DUF4097 family beta strand repeat-containing protein yields the protein MRISYKGIGAAAILSAVLLAGCDEVDDAVQKVRQDAHEVATAAGSSVVGTVNGIGDRMKSNGEHIELTAEREMGSETVLQVDHKVGNITVVPGTGNKASVKTTIWFLNEKSYQNIVDEAETNLIAKNGKLEIVTNPKGNPNDNLWDWAQSKYGYSELMIDYEVQVPASITDFEIENDVGQITMNNVSGKYQVDNSVGAIVVNGAQIKGKSSIKSEAGSVQLGISGIEKDSSLKVKTDVGSIHATLADSLAYTLKLDSELGIISGASKGSSDIHGGGPQITLSSSIGAISVE
- a CDS encoding YolD-like family protein; this encodes MNRQHLSPKTAPDLTGNESGTAAAIQEKEDWSYVERELSRSLEKHVKISLTVDTAHGTSQLRGFVTVINTYLKEIKLREEDDWQWIRFDDIRSVQPSA
- a CDS encoding DUF523 domain-containing protein; amino-acid sequence: MIVVSSCLAGMKVRYNGTHCMQDVIQRLVEEKKAVTVCPELMGGFTTPREPAEIQGGTGADVLDGRARVIEKSGRDVSDMYIGGAHAALKKIRELGATMVVLKEYSPSCGSAMIYDGRFENRRIPGNGVTTALLEREGIEVVSEQIFLGRLQQSGEK